A genomic window from Nitrospiria bacterium includes:
- a CDS encoding ABC transporter ATP-binding protein, which produces MNPAVLRIKNLRTQFHTDEGIVQAVDGIDLTVRPGSVLGLVGESGSGKSVTALSVMRLIPQPPGRIVSGEIWFNGTDLMTLKETEMQAIRGKRIAMIFQEPMTSLNPVFTVGNQISEMLRLHLKMSRKDARDRTIELLELVGIPSAGQRAKEYPHQLSGGMRQRVMIAMAISCNPELVFADEPTTALDVTIQAQILVLLEELRERLGMSLVLISHDLGVIAEVAHEVAIMYAGRIVEEARTEALFAQPLHPYTQGLLASLPRFDMTGGRRERLRAIPGTVPKWTENLPGCKFTPRCGVAIPHCSRQEPALEELHPGHRVRCWVAMGEKT; this is translated from the coding sequence GTGAACCCGGCCGTTCTGAGGATCAAGAATCTCCGGACGCAATTTCATACCGATGAAGGTATCGTTCAAGCCGTGGACGGAATAGATCTGACGGTCCGTCCGGGAAGCGTCCTGGGGCTGGTCGGTGAATCCGGTTCCGGAAAGTCGGTCACGGCCCTCTCGGTGATGCGCCTCATTCCACAGCCGCCGGGCCGAATCGTTTCCGGGGAGATATGGTTCAACGGAACCGACCTCATGACCTTGAAGGAAACCGAGATGCAAGCGATCCGGGGGAAACGGATCGCGATGATTTTCCAGGAACCGATGACCTCGCTCAACCCGGTCTTCACCGTTGGAAATCAGATCTCGGAAATGCTCCGTCTTCATCTGAAAATGAGCCGGAAAGACGCCCGCGACCGCACGATCGAACTCCTGGAGCTGGTCGGCATCCCCTCGGCCGGTCAACGCGCCAAGGAATATCCGCATCAACTCAGCGGCGGCATGCGACAACGGGTCATGATCGCCATGGCCATCTCGTGCAACCCCGAACTCGTTTTCGCGGACGAACCCACCACCGCCCTGGACGTCACGATTCAAGCGCAGATCCTGGTTCTCCTGGAGGAACTCCGAGAGCGGCTCGGCATGTCCCTCGTGCTGATCTCGCACGACCTCGGCGTGATCGCGGAAGTCGCCCATGAAGTGGCCATCATGTACGCCGGCCGCATCGTCGAAGAGGCCCGTACGGAAGCGCTGTTCGCGCAGCCCCTCCACCCTTACACGCAGGGACTTCTCGCCTCCCTTCCCCGATTCGATATGACGGGGGGGCGAAGGGAACGGCTCCGGGCGATTCCCGGAACCGTCCCCAAATGGACCGAGAACCTGCCGGGTTGTAAATTCACTCCCCGTTGCGGCGTGGCCATTCCGCACTGCAGCCGCCAAGAACCCGCGTTGGAGGAACTTCACCCCGGCCACCGGGTCCGATGCTGGGTCGCCATGGGGGAAAAAACGTGA
- a CDS encoding ABC transporter ATP-binding protein, which yields MEAGRPTSPDEPATGSSHTALLSVRNLRKYFPIREGLLTRTDFQVHAVDDISFDLQRGEILGLVGESGCGKSTTGRLILRLLEPTSGEVLFQSENIFKADSRRMRVLRREMQIIFQDPYASLNPRMTIGAALEEPLIVHRIGDRNGRRTRVRQLLEKVGLDPDVVNRYPHEFSGGQRQRIGVARALALNPKLIVADEPVSSLDVSIQAQIINLLEDIQEEYGLSMIFIAHDLNMVRHISDRVAVMYLGRIVELGPATDLYREPLHPYTEALLAAIPIPDPKVKRHRILLEGDLPSPVNLPKGCRFYSRCPKRIPDCLKEDPPLVQIRSGHWAACILAR from the coding sequence ATGGAAGCGGGTCGGCCCACCAGCCCGGACGAACCCGCAACCGGATCGTCCCATACCGCCCTGTTATCGGTCCGAAATCTTAGAAAGTATTTCCCGATCCGCGAGGGCTTATTGACCAGGACGGACTTCCAGGTTCATGCCGTGGACGACATTAGTTTTGATCTGCAACGAGGAGAGATCCTCGGACTGGTCGGCGAGAGCGGTTGCGGGAAGTCGACAACCGGACGGCTGATTCTCCGGCTGCTGGAACCGACGTCGGGCGAGGTCCTCTTTCAAAGTGAAAATATTTTCAAAGCCGACTCCCGACGGATGCGCGTCCTGCGTCGCGAGATGCAGATCATCTTTCAGGACCCTTACGCCTCACTCAACCCCCGCATGACCATCGGGGCCGCACTCGAAGAACCGTTGATCGTCCACCGAATCGGAGACCGGAACGGGCGACGGACCCGTGTGCGACAGCTGCTCGAAAAGGTCGGATTGGACCCGGACGTCGTGAACCGCTATCCCCATGAATTCAGCGGCGGACAGCGTCAGCGGATCGGAGTGGCCCGCGCCCTGGCCCTGAACCCGAAACTCATCGTGGCCGACGAACCGGTCTCCTCTCTCGATGTCTCCATTCAGGCCCAGATCATCAACCTGCTCGAGGATATCCAGGAAGAGTATGGGCTTTCCATGATCTTCATCGCGCACGATCTTAACATGGTCCGGCATATCAGCGATCGCGTGGCCGTCATGTATCTGGGCCGGATCGTCGAACTGGGGCCGGCGACGGACCTGTACCGCGAACCGCTTCACCCGTACACCGAGGCCCTCCTGGCCGCCATCCCGATCCCCGACCCGAAGGTGAAGCGTCACCGGATCCTCCTGGAGGGCGACCTTCCAAGCCCCGTCAACCTCCCAAAGGGATGCCGGTTCTATTCCAGATGCCCGAAACGAATACCCGATTGCCTCAAGGAAGATCCTCCGCTGGTCCAGATCCGTTCCGGACACTGGGCGGCCTGCATCCTGGCCCGATAA
- the ybgC gene encoding tol-pal system-associated acyl-CoA thioesterase, with product MQPTKSHLGIRIYYEDTDCGGVVYYANYLRYLERARTEHLRARGIELGAWAEKGLYFVVTRVEIDYKAPARYSDLLDIETAVTEVSRASLTFSHTVRDQNGRLIAEAIVVLVCVSNGRPRRIPEEIVSSL from the coding sequence GTGCAACCGACGAAGAGTCACCTGGGGATCCGAATCTATTATGAAGATACCGACTGCGGCGGCGTGGTTTATTACGCCAACTATTTGCGGTACCTGGAGCGGGCCCGGACCGAACACCTTCGCGCGCGAGGGATCGAGCTTGGAGCCTGGGCCGAGAAAGGGCTGTACTTCGTCGTGACCCGTGTGGAGATCGACTACAAGGCCCCGGCGCGCTATTCGGACCTCCTGGACATTGAAACGGCCGTAACGGAAGTTTCGAGGGCCAGTCTCACCTTTTCCCACACCGTCCGGGACCAGAACGGCCGCCTCATCGCCGAGGCGATCGTGGTCTTGGTCTGCGTCTCGAACGGCCGCCCCCGGCGAATTCCCGAAGAAATCGTTTCTTCACTCTAA
- the thiD gene encoding bifunctional hydroxymethylpyrimidine kinase/phosphomethylpyrimidine kinase encodes MALTIAGSDPTGGAGIQADLRTFAALKVHGAAVVASLTIQNTLGIQEVVKIPPDLLRKQITTLLDDMPVQAVKTGMLLDGESIEIVGELLKKYRLKDYVLDPIVRSSTGYPILKKDDIEFLKKSLLPLALLVTPNLKEAEALTGLPVRTEKEMERAGMEIHAMGPRYVLVKGGHLEGDAALDLLVGDSGTQRFRRARVGGRRLHGAGCVLSAAVTAGLAAGLKAPQAVRKAKGFVHQAIRTSASVGHGRHLLNLTSD; translated from the coding sequence GTGGCCTTGACGATCGCCGGTTCGGATCCAACGGGAGGGGCCGGAATTCAGGCCGATCTGAGGACGTTTGCCGCTCTGAAGGTTCACGGAGCCGCCGTCGTCGCTTCCTTGACGATCCAGAACACTCTGGGGATTCAGGAGGTGGTCAAGATTCCCCCCGATCTTCTCCGAAAACAGATCACGACCCTTCTGGACGACATGCCGGTTCAAGCGGTCAAGACGGGCATGCTTCTGGACGGGGAAAGCATCGAGATCGTCGGCGAGCTTCTGAAAAAATATCGTCTCAAGGACTATGTCCTCGACCCCATCGTTCGTTCCTCCACAGGCTATCCGATCCTGAAGAAGGACGATATCGAATTTTTAAAAAAGTCATTGCTGCCGTTGGCCCTGTTGGTCACCCCCAACCTTAAAGAGGCCGAGGCCCTGACCGGACTGCCGGTCCGGACGGAGAAGGAGATGGAGCGGGCGGGAATGGAAATCCACGCGATGGGACCCCGATACGTTTTGGTCAAAGGAGGACATCTTGAAGGCGACGCCGCCCTCGATCTGCTGGTCGGGGATTCGGGGACGCAACGTTTTCGGAGGGCCCGTGTCGGCGGCCGACGCCTGCATGGCGCCGGGTGCGTTCTGTCCGCGGCCGTCACGGCCGGTTTGGCGGCCGGATTAAAGGCTCCACAAGCCGTCCGGAAAGCGAAAGGGTTTGTTCATCAGGCCATCCGGACCAGCGCGTCCGTCGGCCACGGGCGCCATCTGCTGAATTTGACCTCCGACTGA
- a CDS encoding M23 family metallopeptidase, which yields MKSNPVSVFRIKQGDLFYFSVPVGPHAASVQGELHHRTIPFFKAEAPGEFGALIGVDMADPPSREDLRVNVSMEDGTVEHRHYTVEVLPVHFAIQKLTVPKNYVDLDEESVKRAAEEQEKILQLLGKVTAQKYWGGRFIMPVQGEIAGTFGLRRIINGEPRSPHSGEDIHAPKGTAVHAPNEGVVALVGDFFFSGKSIVLDHGLGLYTMYFHLDEVDVKEGEKIHKGAVLGKVGATGRATGPHLHWGMRIDGARVNPLSVLNIK from the coding sequence GTGAAATCAAATCCGGTCTCGGTCTTCCGTATCAAACAAGGGGACCTCTTTTATTTTTCCGTTCCGGTCGGCCCCCACGCCGCATCGGTCCAGGGGGAACTCCATCATCGGACCATCCCCTTTTTTAAGGCGGAGGCCCCGGGGGAATTCGGGGCGTTGATCGGGGTTGACATGGCCGACCCTCCCTCCCGGGAGGATTTGCGGGTGAACGTTTCGATGGAGGACGGAACCGTGGAACACCGTCATTACACCGTGGAAGTCCTTCCGGTCCATTTTGCGATCCAAAAATTGACGGTTCCAAAAAACTACGTGGATCTCGACGAGGAAAGCGTCAAACGGGCCGCGGAAGAACAGGAAAAGATTTTGCAGTTGCTCGGCAAGGTGACGGCCCAGAAATATTGGGGCGGCCGGTTCATCATGCCGGTGCAGGGTGAAATCGCGGGGACATTTGGACTGAGGCGGATCATCAACGGCGAACCCCGATCGCCTCACAGCGGGGAGGACATCCACGCCCCAAAAGGGACGGCAGTCCATGCACCCAACGAGGGCGTGGTGGCATTGGTGGGGGATTTTTTCTTCAGCGGAAAAAGCATTGTGCTGGATCACGGCCTGGGACTCTACACCATGTATTTTCACCTGGATGAGGTGGACGTTAAAGAAGGCGAGAAGATCCATAAGGGAGCGGTTCTGGGTAAAGTCGGCGCCACAGGCCGTGCCACGGGACCGCATCTCCATTGGGGAATGAGGATCGACGGGGCTCGGGTCAATCCACTCTCCGTTTTGAACATTAAATGA
- the pafA gene encoding Pup--protein ligase yields MRQRIFGLENEYGLIFSPNGKVYLPVEKVLGYIFEGLIPNSWPSNAFLVNGARFYQDTGCHPEYSTPECDNIFDLVTHDKAGERLVEGCLPLAEERLKEEGLNGEIFIFKNNTDSMGNTYGCHENYLMRRDVDFWKVTEQLIPFFVTRQIYAGAGKLLKLSGKTHYFLSQRAQHIHEKTSSSTTSSRSIINTRDEPHADAEKYRRLHIIVGDSNMSEFTTLMKVGVTAVVLSMIEEGYTVPNIELEDPVKAIREISRDTTLKRRVKLEDGRELTGIEIQRIYLERAYDYLASTEVDSITKDIVQKWENILNKLEEDPMQLSRQIDWVTKKELMISYMEKKDCGWDDPRILLMDLQYHDVNRSRGLYYVLENLDMVERVVEEDGIQMAMNEPPQTTRAKIRGDFIRFAREKNRSYTVDWTYLKLNGYWEETILCMDPFSSSDRRVEELIAAASGHRFSR; encoded by the coding sequence ATGAGACAACGAATATTCGGACTCGAAAATGAATACGGGCTGATCTTTTCTCCGAACGGCAAGGTCTATCTGCCCGTGGAGAAAGTGCTGGGATATATCTTTGAAGGTTTGATCCCGAACAGTTGGCCTTCAAACGCCTTCCTGGTCAACGGCGCCCGATTCTACCAGGATACCGGATGCCACCCCGAATATTCCACGCCCGAGTGCGATAACATCTTCGACCTGGTCACCCACGACAAGGCGGGCGAACGCCTGGTCGAGGGCTGTCTGCCGTTGGCGGAGGAGCGGCTCAAGGAAGAGGGGCTTAACGGGGAAATTTTTATTTTCAAGAACAACACCGATTCGATGGGAAATACCTACGGCTGCCACGAGAATTACCTGATGCGACGGGATGTCGACTTCTGGAAGGTCACGGAACAGCTGATCCCTTTCTTTGTCACGCGCCAGATCTATGCGGGGGCCGGTAAACTTCTGAAGCTCTCCGGGAAAACGCACTATTTTCTTTCCCAGCGGGCCCAGCACATCCACGAAAAAACCTCGTCTTCGACCACGTCGTCGCGCAGCATCATCAATACACGGGACGAGCCCCACGCGGATGCCGAGAAGTACCGTCGCCTTCACATCATCGTCGGGGACTCGAACATGTCCGAGTTTACGACGCTGATGAAGGTCGGGGTCACCGCCGTGGTGTTGTCCATGATCGAAGAGGGCTACACCGTTCCCAACATCGAGCTGGAAGACCCCGTGAAGGCCATTCGGGAGATTTCCAGAGACACGACGCTCAAGCGGCGTGTCAAACTGGAGGACGGGCGGGAACTGACGGGGATTGAGATCCAGAGGATCTATCTGGAGCGGGCTTACGATTACCTCGCATCGACGGAGGTCGATTCCATCACCAAAGATATCGTTCAGAAATGGGAGAATATCCTGAACAAATTGGAAGAGGATCCCATGCAACTCTCCCGTCAGATCGATTGGGTGACGAAAAAAGAGCTCATGATTTCCTATATGGAAAAAAAGGACTGCGGGTGGGACGATCCCCGAATTCTTCTGATGGACCTCCAGTATCACGATGTCAATCGGTCGCGCGGCTTATACTATGTCCTGGAAAACTTGGATATGGTTGAAAGAGTGGTGGAAGAGGACGGAATTCAGATGGCCATGAACGAGCCGCCTCAAACCACGCGGGCCAAGATTCGGGGGGACTTCATCCGCTTTGCCCGTGAAAAGAACCGTTCTTATACGGTGGACTGGACTTATCTCAAGCTGAATGGATACTGGGAAGAAACCATTCTCTGCATGGATCCGTTCAGCTCGTCCGACAGGAGGGTTGAGGAATTAATCGCCGCGGCTTCCGGTCACAGATTTTCAAGGTAG
- the prcA gene encoding proteasome subunit alpha, translated as MAFPYYVSPEQMMQDKAEYAKKGIAKGRSIIAMEYQDGILIVADNPSTSLNKISEIYDSIAFLGAGRYSEFENLRKAGIRHADLKGYMYSREDVTAKSLANAYSQALGTTFSQEVKPLEVEIAVVAVGEGGQSGEIYRISFDGSITDERGFTVIGGRSEAIMLFLRDRYKVGVPLSDSLKLCTEAMESTTGQRLAVQSLEVAVLDRNRQGRKFRRLTTDEITELLPPSAR; from the coding sequence ATGGCCTTTCCGTACTACGTCTCGCCCGAACAGATGATGCAGGACAAGGCGGAGTATGCCAAAAAGGGCATCGCGAAGGGCCGGTCCATCATCGCCATGGAATATCAAGATGGAATTTTAATCGTGGCGGACAACCCCAGCACGTCTCTGAACAAGATATCGGAGATTTACGACAGCATCGCCTTTCTGGGGGCGGGAAGATACAGTGAATTTGAAAACCTTCGAAAAGCGGGTATCCGGCATGCCGATCTGAAGGGGTATATGTACAGCCGGGAGGATGTCACGGCCAAATCCCTTGCGAATGCCTACTCCCAGGCACTTGGCACGACCTTCAGTCAGGAAGTCAAGCCGCTGGAAGTTGAGATTGCCGTTGTCGCCGTGGGCGAGGGCGGGCAATCGGGCGAGATTTATCGCATTTCCTTCGATGGCAGTATCACGGATGAACGGGGTTTTACCGTGATCGGTGGACGGTCGGAAGCCATTATGCTGTTTTTAAGGGACCGCTACAAAGTGGGTGTTCCCCTGTCGGATTCGCTGAAATTATGCACCGAAGCCATGGAGAGCACCACGGGCCAGCGCCTCGCCGTCCAGAGCTTGGAGGTGGCGGTGCTGGACCGGAACCGTCAGGGCCGGAAATTCAGGCGATTGACGACCGACGAGATCACGGAGTTGCTCCCCCCCTCGGCCAGGTAA
- the prcB gene encoding proteasome subunit beta encodes MDFKSNAPFQDPGPSFYDWLSSQRPDALPGVRKDSEEGGSDRPLSALVWHGTTVLALKYRDGVIIAGDRMATEGYQVSARRIDKVYKVDEHSAIAIAGAAGPCIELARLFQTELEHYEKLEGAELTTDGKANKLAQMVKGNLPMAFQGLVIIPIFVGYDLKRNEGRIFKYDITGGRYEEADYFSTGSGGKDARTTMKKLYQSDMAENDGVRTALVALYDAAEEDIGTGGPDLVRGIYPTVKTVTVKGVIDIDERQIRQIYEQLIETRKRGA; translated from the coding sequence GTGGACTTCAAGTCCAATGCGCCGTTTCAAGATCCAGGACCCAGTTTTTATGACTGGCTTTCGTCCCAACGTCCGGACGCGCTGCCGGGAGTCCGTAAAGATTCGGAGGAAGGCGGAAGCGACCGGCCTTTGTCCGCGTTGGTGTGGCACGGGACGACCGTCCTCGCCCTGAAATACCGGGACGGGGTGATCATCGCCGGAGACCGCATGGCGACGGAAGGCTATCAGGTTTCGGCCCGTCGGATTGACAAAGTTTATAAGGTGGACGAGCATTCCGCGATCGCCATTGCCGGCGCCGCCGGACCCTGTATCGAATTGGCCCGGCTCTTTCAGACCGAGCTGGAGCATTACGAAAAATTGGAAGGCGCGGAGTTAACGACGGATGGAAAGGCGAATAAGCTGGCCCAGATGGTCAAAGGGAATCTCCCGATGGCTTTTCAGGGTTTGGTCATCATCCCGATCTTTGTCGGTTACGATTTAAAGCGGAACGAAGGACGCATTTTTAAATATGATATCACCGGCGGGCGTTACGAAGAGGCCGACTATTTTTCGACCGGGTCCGGCGGGAAAGACGCCCGCACGACGATGAAGAAATTGTATCAATCCGATATGGCCGAGAATGACGGGGTTCGGACGGCCTTGGTGGCGCTGTATGATGCGGCGGAAGAAGACATAGGAACCGGGGGGCCGGATTTGGTTCGGGGCATTTATCCAACCGTTAAAACGGTGACGGTCAAAGGCGTTATCGATATCGATGAGCGCCAGATCCGACAGATTTACGAACAGTTGATCGAAACCCGGAAGCGAGGTGCCTGA
- a CDS encoding ubiquitin-like protein Pup, producing MSKQEHKTDRKKESGKKEEETGTGTKGAEKGKKIKEDLDKLMDKIDDVLEENAEEFVKNYVQKGGE from the coding sequence TTGTCCAAGCAAGAACACAAAACAGACCGGAAAAAAGAATCCGGCAAGAAGGAAGAAGAGACGGGGACCGGCACGAAAGGCGCCGAGAAGGGCAAAAAGATCAAGGAAGATCTTGACAAGCTCATGGATAAAATCGACGACGTGCTGGAGGAAAACGCGGAGGAATTTGTCAAAAACTACGTCCAGAAAGGTGGAGAATAA